The following coding sequences lie in one Stigmatopora nigra isolate UIUO_SnigA chromosome 4, RoL_Snig_1.1, whole genome shotgun sequence genomic window:
- the LOC144196099 gene encoding adenosine receptor A2a-like yields the protein MLEEPAIAAPYMAVELLIAAFSVLGNVLVCWAVFINSNLQNNTNFFVVSLAVADIAVGVLAIPFAIVISVGFCSKFYGCLFIACFVLILTQSSIFSLLAIAMDRYIAIKMPLRYNSLVTGQRAQCIIAICWVLSILIGLTPMMGWHKSSPRESDGCPPGLMTCLFEEVVVMDYMVYFNFLACVMIPLLLMLAIYLCIFMAARRQLKLMEVKAAHGEKSRSTLQKEVQAAKSLAIIVGLFAVCWLPLHIINCFTLFCPECQRPPLSVLYVAIILSHGNSVVNPFIYAYRIREFRQTFRKIIRRHILGRREPPSGKGGRRDTLRASFADSIRLEADGQNPSGVSPVGGGLLAASQTPLSLGVASGPTMDAVRLIETPVGHGGRNLLAPR from the exons ATGCTGGAAGAACCCGCTATCGCTGCCCCTTACATGGCGGTGGAGCTTCTAATCGCCGCCTTCTCCGTGCTGGGCAACGTCCTGGTTTGCTGGGCCGTGTTTATCAACAGCAACCTGCAGAACAACACTAACTTCTTCGTGGTGTCGTTGGCCGTAGCCGACATCGCGGTGGGGGTACTGGCCATCCCCTTTGCCATTGTTATCAGTGTGGGTTTTTGCTCCAAGTTCTATGGATGTCTCTTCATCGCCTGCTTCGTCCTCATCCTCACCCAGAGCTCTATTTTTAGTCTACTGGCCATCGCCATGGACCGTTACATTGCCATCAAGATGCCGCTAAG GTACAACAGCCTGGTGACAGGCCAACGCGCCCAATGCATCATCGCCATCTGCTGGGTTCTCTCCATCCTCATTGGCCTCACCCCGATGATGGGCTGGCACAAGTCATCCCCAAGAGAAAGCGACGGCTGCCCACCAGGCTTGATGACCTGCCTCTTTGAAGAAGTAGTGGTCATGGATTACATGGTGTACTTCAACTTTTTGGCCTGTGTCATGATCCCCCTGCTGCTCATGCTAGCTATCTACTTGTGCATCTTCATGGCGGCCCGTCGGCAACTCAAGCTGATGGAGGTCAAGGCGGCCCATGGGGAAAAGTCCCGTTCCACCCTCCAGAAGGAAGTCCAGGCCGCCAAATCCCTCGCCATCATTGTGGGACTCTTTGCTGTCTGCTGGCTGCCCTTACACATCATCAACTGCTTCACCCTCTTCTGCCCCGAGTGCCAGCGTCCGCCTCTCTCCGTCTTGTACGTTGCCATCATCCTATCACACGGCAATTCTGTAGTTAACCCTTTCATTTACGCCTACCGAATTCGCGAGTTCCGCCAGACCTTCCGGAAAATCATCCGTCGCCATATTTTAGGCCGGCGGGAGCCACCATCGGGGAAGGGTGGTCGTCGCGACACGCTTCGTGCTAGCTTTGCCGACTCCATCCGGCTGGAGGCCGATGGCCAGAACCCCTCTGGCGTCTCCCCCGTGGGAGGTGGTCTGCTGGCGGCGTCCCAAACCCCCCTGTCGCTTGGCGTTGCTAGCGGTCCCACAATGGATGCCGTCAGGCTGATTGAAACACCCGTCGGTCATGGTGGACGGAATTTGCTGGCGCCAAGGTAA